The Gammaproteobacteria bacterium genome includes the window CGACGGCATTGATGGCAGGGTCGCTCGGCTGACAAACACGCAGAGCGACTTTGGTGTGCACTATGACAGTCTGTCCGATATGGTATGTTTTGGCCTTGCGCCGGCCCTTATCATGTACCAATGGTCGCTGTTCGGGTTGGGAAAGGTGGGTTGGTTGGCCGCCTTCATCTATGCAGCAGCTGCTACATTGCGTCTTGCCCGCTTTAACACCCAAGTAGGGATCGCCGACAAGCGCTATTTCCAGGGCCTTGCAACTCCTGCGGCAGCGGCCCTCATTGCAGGGACTGTTTGGCTTGGCGACCGCTACGGGCTAAGGGACGGGACCACCGTTATTCCCTTTGCTTTCTGCATAACCATTGCGGCGGGGCTATTGATGGTCAGCAACATTCGATACCATAGTTTTAAGCAGCTCGACCTAAAAGGCCGGGTGCCTTTTGTCACGGTCTTGGTTATCGTGTTTGTGTTTGTATTTGTATCAATCGAACCCTCCCTCGTGCTATTTTCGCTCTTTATGCTCTATGCCTTGTCTGGCCCCGTTATGACCTTGGCTGTTTTGCGAAAGCATCGTGCAGCTCGTAAGTCACTTGACACCTCAAGGGATGCCGAGCGCAGGTAGGGCTTGGAAAACTCGCGGAATCCCGCTATATTCTTAACGGGTGAAGCGAGAAAATGATTTGGGAACCCCTGTGAAAGGCACCACATACAAATTTTTTGGACTTTCCTGTTGCCCTCTAATGGTGCCGGGCCTACGATCCTTGCTGTGCCTGCCGCTAACGCGGCTGCTGCCCTAGTCAGGGCAGAACAAATCGCATTCCTAAATTTCACTATTAGAACGTTCCTTAGCGCGAGAGCGCTTGAGCGGAGTTTTTATGTCGGTAATTCAAATATTAGTGGTAGATTAAGCAACGGAGTGGGGCCATGAAAGATAGGTTGATCATATTCGATACAACGCTCCGAGATGGGGAGCAGAGTCCTGGCGCGTCTATGAATCGGGACGAGAAGCTCCGTATCGCCAAGGCGCTGGAAAAAATGGGTGTTGATGTGATTGAATCAGGATTCCCTATCGCAAGTCGCGGGGATTTCGAAGCTGTTCAGAGTGTCGCCGCCGCAGTCACGGAAAGTATCGTTTGTGGTCTTGCGCGAGCGCTTGAAAAAGATATTGACGTTGCGGCTGATGCACTGAAAAAAGCGAAGTCTGCACGGATTCATACATTTATCGCCACCTCTCCCATCCATATGGAGAAGAAGCTTCGGATGAAACCCGAGGAGGTGCTCGAGCAAGCTGTGCGTGCTGTTAAGCGGGCGCGCCAATATACGGATGATGTGGAATTTTCGCCGGAGGATGCTGGGCGTTCGGATAGCGACTTTCTTTGCCGAGTATTAGAAGCCGTTATTGACGCGGGCGCAAAAACGGTGAATATCCCGGACACGGTGGGTTATAGTTTTCCGCATCACTTTGGCGCGCTTATAAAGGAGCTCATAGAACGTGTGCCGAATTCTGATAAAGCCGTTTTCTCGGTCCACTGTCACAATGATCTCGGTCTTGCCGTAGGCAATTCGTTGTCTGCGGTGATGAACGGCGCCCGTCAGGTTGAATGCACGATCAACGGATTGGGTGAGCGTGCCGGGAATGCGGCCCTTGAAGAGGTGGTGATGGCAGTTCGGACACGACAAGACATTTTTCCATGTGATGTCGGACTCGACACGACTCAGATCTTAAACTGTTCTCGGTTGGTATCGAATATCACTGGATTTCCTGTACAGCCGAATAAAGCGATTGTCGGCGCAAATGCTTTTGCCCATGAGTCGGGAATTCACCAGGACGGCGTGCTGAAAAGCCGTGATACGTATGAAATCATGCGTGCTGAGGAGGTTGGCTGGAAGGCCAATCGTATGGTGCTCGGCAAACATTCCGGTCGGAACGCATTCCGGACGCGCCTTAAGGAGCTCAATGTGGAATTCGACCGTGAGGAGGACCTTAACGCGGCGTTTATTCGATTTAAAGAACTCGCCGACAAGAAGCATGAGATCTTTGATGAAGATCTCCAGGCGATCGTTACCGATACTACGCATGATGCGGCTAATGAACGGGTTAAACTTGTAGCGCTGAGAGTATGTTCGGAAACCGGTGAGACTCCGAAGGCTGCTGTCACTTTGGTCGTCGATGGTGAGGAGAAACAGAGTACGGCCGACGGTAGTGGGCCGGTGGACGCCACATTCAAGGGTATTGAGCGTATTATCAACAGTGGTTGCGTGCTGCAACTCTACTCGGTCAACGCCATTACCACGGGTACGGATTCCCAGGGAGAAGTGACCGTGCGCGTGGACAAGGGAGGACGGATCGTCAATGGGCAAGGTGCCGATACTGATATCGTGATCGCGTCGGCTAAGGCATATATTAATGCACTCAATAAAATTCTTGATCCTGTGACGCGGACGCACCCGCAAGTATGAGCGTTACCCACCGGCAACAGCAATATCTTCGGGCGATGGGGATCGACGTGTGGGTGCGGCGTGGCCCAGAGGCCAAAGAAAAGGCGCCAGCCAAGCCGACCGTGCCACAACGGAGCGCTGCGGGTGGAACCGTGGTGGCGGACATTGATGCCATTGCCCAGATGGACTGGGAAACGTTGCGGAAAACGGTAGCGGGCTGTGTGCGGTGCGCGCTCCATGAGAGCCGTAGTCAAACCGTATTCGGCGTTGGTTCTCGGACGGCGGACTGGCTACTTGTCGGTGAGGCGCCTGGTGTTGATGAGGACAGAAAGGGGGAGCCCTTTGTTGGACGGGCCGGTCAGTTGCTGAATGCTATGTTACTGGCAATGGGGCTTAAGCGAGAGGAGGTATTCATCGCTAACATTCTGAAATGTTGGCCTCCGAAGAACCGTGATCCGGGGCCAGAAGAAGTTATGTGTTGCGAGCCTTATCTTAAGCGGCAGATTCAGCTGATAGAGCCTAAGATCATTCTGGCGTTGGGCCGAGTTGCGGCACATAATCTCCTAAAAGCGGACACGCCGATTGGACGCATGCGTGGTAAACGATATGAGTACTTGAGCCTCGGTATCCCCGTGGTGGTGACCTATCATCCCGCTTATCTGTTGCGTTCACCTAGGGAGAAACAAAAGGTCTGGCAAGATCTACAGTTTGGGAAACGTGTATTGGAAGGTATGCTATGAGCGCGGTTCTTCAATCGCCGGTTATCCAGTTTCGTCCTATGCACGAGACAGATCTGGCTGAGGTGATGGTGATCGAACAGGAAGCGTATGCTTTCCCTTGGTCGCCGGGCATTTTTTGTGATTGCTTGCATGTTGGGTACTGCTGCTGGGTTTTGGAACAGGATGGTGTCGTCGATGCCTATGCAGTAATGTCAATGGGTGCCGGCGAGTCGCATATCCTTAATCTGTGTGTGAGACCCACGGTTCAGAGGTCAGGATTAGGCGGGGCGATGTTGCGACATCTGCTCATGTTGGCGCGCAAATACAAAGCAGAATGCATGTTGCTTGAAGTTAGGCCCTCGAACAGGGCAGCTTTGCGCCTGTATCGTTCAGCAGGCTTCGACGAGGTGGGGATGCGGCGTCGCTACTATCCTGCGACAAGGGGACGCGAGGATGCGTTGATTTTGGCCCGCAACCTGGAATAAGACTCGTATCGTTTGATCGTTGATCCTTTAAAGGCCAACTTGCTATGGCATCATCAGCCCGTTTCGCACCCAAGAAAGTTGACGCGAATGCGCTGGCTGTGCCGACCATCGAGTCCTGTATTGGCAATACGCCGTTAGTTAGATTGCAGCGCTTGCCGGGCGATCGCCGTAATCTACTTCTGGTGAAGCTCGAAGGTGACAATCCTGCTGGCTCTGTGAAGGATCGCCCGGCCATTAGCATGCTTAATGGTGCTGAAGCCCGCGGGGAGATTCAGCGAGGCGATACCCTCATTGAGGCTACCAGCGGGAATACCGGGATCGCACTTGCGATGGTGGCGGCGATAAAGGGCTACCGAATGGTGCTGGTGATGCCCGATCACTTGAGCGCCGAACGGGTTGCCGTGATGAAGGCTTTTGGGGCCGAGATCATTTTAACGCCAGGCAAAGGGAGCATGGAGACCGCAAGGGATGTCGCCCGAGAAATGGAGGTGGCAGGCGAGGGCAGGGTTCTGGACCAGTTCGCCAACCCGGATAACGCACGCGCCCATTACGAGGGCACGGGGCCAGAGATCTGGCGAGACACCGAGCGCCGCATCACCCACTTTGTCAGTGCGATGGGGACCACCGGCACGATCATGGGAGTATCCAGGTACCTTAAGGAGCAGGACCCAAGTATTCAGATCATCGGTGTACAGCCTGAAGACGGCACCTGCATTCCGGGGATCCGGCGTTGGCCTACCGCGTACGTGCCGAAAATCTTCGAACCTCACCGTGTTGACCGGGTCATAGATGTGGGCCAGACGGAGGCCGAAGAGACCACCCGGGCGCTGGCCGCCCGTGAGGGTATCTTTGCTGGGATATCTTCCGGGGGCGCCGTGGCCGCAGCACTCCGGCTCTCGGGTGAGCTTGAGAATGCGGTCATCGTCACGATCATTTGCGACCGGGGAGATCGCTATCTGTCGACGGACGTGTTTCCAGGCGCTTAGTGGGCATCCGCCTCTCGCTATCGGCGGGCTGCTCGTCATCTTTTCGTTTTCAGCAACAATTCCCGCCGCGACTGTCGAATCCATTCGGCTTACCCTCGATAGTGTTCAAGCACCATTGTGGCGGGCGCACGGTGTATCGATAGAGCTTACTTTGCGAGGGCGTGAGCGTGCAGAACTTCGCCTTCACGCGGAACGTCTCGAGCTGCCCTGGCCTGTCGACTCACTTGCCGACATTCGCTTGGATTGCCTGGCGGCAATCGAGGCCCAGGAAATAGCGTGTGAGGAGGGCACGCTTGCGCTACAAAGCGCTGTGCTCGATGCGCCGCACCTCAACGTAGCGTTTCGCTATGGAGTTAGTGACGGCACGCTCGCGTTCACCGTTGCCGATGGGCCCGTTGCCGGTGGCACCCTCGCGGTTGAGGGACGTCTTGCCGGGCAGCGCTGGGACCTTCACGTTCAAGGCGTAGATTTGAGAGCACAGCGTTTGAGCGAGGCACTCCGGGCGTTGTCACTGTGGCCGGAGGGGTATGTGATAGAGCACGGAAGGTTGAGCACGACAGCGCGCATCAGGGGCGAAGGCGGATCGGTCGTTCGCTTGGAGGCCAAAGGGCGTGTGGCGGCTTTGGCTTTCGACGGTCCAAGTGCCGGTGAAGATGTTAACGCGGAGTATGACTTCACGCTTGAGCGTGGTGCGGCAGGTTGGGTAGCAGAAGTAGAAGGGGCGCTCACCCAGGGTCTTGTATTTATCGAACCGGGTCTGAAAGTGGGTTCTATTTCACCAGGTTTTACATTCGATGTGCAGGGAGATCCTCTTAGGCTCCACGTCGCCGCAGGATGGAATGCAGAAGCAAAGCAGCTCAGCCTCAGTTATGGTTTCTTAGACCATCCCGGGGTCGTGCGCGCCGACGGTGCTGCGTTGCTGTCATTGGGTAGTGACAGTCCAGTTCAGATGCTGACACTAAAAGCGGCGCAGGCTCAGATGGGACCGTTGTATGAAACCTATCTTCAGCCGCTCCTTATCAGTTCAAGTTTTAATGCGCTGAGCGCTACTGGACAGATCGATCTCGAGATCAAATTGGACTCAGGGCGTCTGTCCGAAATCCTCTTGGGCTTCGAGCATGTCGAGATACGGGACACACAAGGGCGTTTCGGCATTGCTGATGTGAATGGTAGCTTTGCCTTTAGCAGTGCGTCTGAGCCGCGGCTGAGCGAGCTGCAATGGGGCGGCGCCAGTCTTTATCGCCTCGATTTTGGTGCAGGGTCGCTGGCAGCCGTTACTCAGGATCGGTCGTTGCGTTTAGTGGGCGACACATTTATCCCGTTTCTTGACGGGGGGTTGCGCATCGACACGTTAGCGTATCAACAGGCAGCACCCGACGAGATTGGGCTTGAATTCGGAGGCGTGCTTACGCCCGTTTCATTAGAAGCGTTTTGCCGTGCCATGGATTGGCCGATTTTGTCGGGTAAAGTGTCAGGAATCATTCCAGGGCTACACTACAAGGATAAGGCACTGACAATAGATGGCAAGGTGCTCGTCAGGGCGTTTGATGGCAATGTCGTGGTCCATAATTTAGTGGTTGAAGATCTATTCGGAACCGTGCCTGTTCTTGACACGGACATCGATTTCAAGGGGTTGGATCTTGAGCCACTGACCCAGGCATTTTCCTTTGGTAGGATTGAAGGAAGGCTGGGCGGTGTAGTGCGTCAGTTGCGAATGGAGGACTGGCAGCCTGTGTCCTTTAAAGCAAGCTTCTATACGCCGGAGGGCGACCAATCCCGTCACCGCATCAGTCGGAAGGCTATCGATAACTTGACGACTTTGGGTGGTGGAGGTGCCTCGACAGCGATTTCAAATACGTTTATCGGTGTATTCAAAGAATTCTCCTATGATCGCCTAGGACTAAGCTGTCATCTCTCGAACGGCGTCTGTGAGATGGGCGGAGTGGGACCGGCAAATGGCGGTTATTACATCGTGAAGCGTGGCTTGCTGCCGCCCTGGATCGATGTGAAAGGTTTCAATCGGGAGGTCGACTGGGCGGTATTAGTGGATCGGCTTAAGGTCATAACGCAGGGAGGCAGCCCCGTAATTAAGTGATGTGCGTGGTACTATCCTGCGACATCGGGAACTCAGTGGGATCATTTTGGTACGAAGTAAAACACGGCTCAGTAATCATATGATCTGTTAAATTCCCTAGAGAGGATGAATGAATGGCGAAACTGCTAAGACTGATCGTTGGTTTGTTGGGTTTCAGCTTGATGGCCTGTGTGACGGTGAACATTTATTTCCCGGCCGCCGCCGCCGAGCAAGCTGCAGATAAAATTATCAAAGACGTCTATGGGACTCAGTCGGGTGATGAGGCGACATCGCCCGCCCCAGGGTCAATGGACGAGCCTTCTGGTCTGGTGGAACCGCCCGTCAACCACAATGCAAAGCCGGTCGGACTCATTGATGTTGTTTTACCGGTGGCGTATGCCGAAGAGCCCGATCTCACAATCTCAACGCCGGGCATTCGTAAATTAACCGCGGCGATGGAGCAGCGTCACAAGACATTACGATCCTACTATGACAGCGGCGCCGTCGGCATGACGCGGAACGCCCTTATCGCCGAGCGCGATCCCAAGGCGATCCCTGTAAAAGACCGCAATAAGGTGAAGCAGCTCGTGGCTAATGAAAATCGGGATCGTAATAACCTCTATAAGGAAATTGCGAAGGCGAATGGGCATCCTGAGTGGGAAAATGATATTCGGGATACTTTCGCTAAGCGCTGGGTTGCGAACGCGCCTTCCGGGTGGTGGTACCAGGACAAAGCGGGAACCTGGAAGCAGAAATAACGATAATTAGCAACATCCGCGATGAACGTGCTTGTCTTTGATATAGAGACCGTGCCAGATGTTGCGACTGGGCGCCGCTTATATGGTGTTAATGGTCTAAGTGACAAGGATATGGCGGAGGTGATGTTTAGTCGGCGGCGGCAGGAGACGGGTGGGAGCACGGACTTCCTGCGACATTACCTGCATCGGATCGTCGCGATATCCGTGGTGTTGCGGACAAGCGACCGCTTAAGCGTGTGGTCGCTCGGTGAGCCTGATTCGCCGGAGGCTGATCTCGTCCAACGTTTCTTTGACGGACTTGATCGATACAGCCCGATCCTGGTGTCCTGGAACGGTAACACGTTCGATCTCCCGGTGTTGCATTACCGTGGGCTATTGCATGGTATCAGTGCACCGCGTTACTGGGATACTGGTGATGATGACCAAAGCTTTCGCTGGAACAATTACCTGAATCGGTACCACCAACGGCATACGGATTTGATGGATGTGCTTGCGAGTTATGATCAGCGAGCCTTTGCACCCCTGCATGACGTAGCTACGATGCTGGGCTTTCCCGGCAAACTGGGCATGAGTGGTGCAGATGTGTGGGATCGGTATCTTGCGGGTGACGTTAAGGCGGTTCGTAGCTACTGTGAGACGGATGTCCTCAATACCTATTTGATCTATTTGCGCTACCAGCTCATCCGAGGCCACCTCACCGCTCAAGGCTATGACGATCAATGCGGACAGGCGCGGGAGATGCTAAAGCAGGAAGCCGAACCTCATATGCTTGAATTTCTTCGCGCTTGGGACGTTTGACTGTCATCCTGCCACAGCGTTGGCGGGTCCAATGTCGTGGGGACGTAAAAATACCATGCGCTGTCTATCTGACCCCAATGCGATGAGCGCTCAAGAGATTGCCCGCCACTGATTGCACGGTCATGGTCTTGGCACGGTAGGTTATGTCAAACAAACTTGAGCAGGACCGGGCAGAGCACCTCGCGCATAGCATGGGTGTGATGGGAAGCCCGTGTTTTTCTAGCTTGTTTCTCATGTTGATCATTATGGTGGGCGGCTGTGCCGATCCTGCTACCAACAATATCCGTTTCGGCATGGCGGCAGCGCCGGTCACGCTCGACCCGCGTTTTGCAACCGATGCCGCCTCATATCGGATAAACCGCTTGCTCTATGCGCGCCTTGTGGATTTTGATGCCGCAGAGCAACCCGCACCGGCACTCGCAACCTGGCAAAGGCTAGGCCCCACACATTACCGTTTCATCCTCAAGGACGATGGAAGGGTGTTTCATGATGGAAGCCAGTTGACGTCTGTGGACGTGAAGGCCACGTACGACTCGGTGCTGGACGCTGCAGTTGGGTCGCCCCATCGCGGATCGCTGACTGTGATCAAGCAGATCGAGACGTTGGATGAGAAGACACTCGATTTTCATCTGCATAAGCCCGACCCACTCTTTCCAGGGCGCCTCACGATCGGCATCCTGCCTCATCGACTCATCGCCTCGGACCACCCGTTTAACCATCACCCGCTAGGTAGCGGCCCGCTAAGGTTCGTTGACTGGCCGGAGCAAGGCCAGCTGATATTACGCCGCGACCGCGATCGTCTGACATTGGAGATGATCGTCGTTGTCGACCCAACCGTGCGTGTCCTGAAACTCCTTAGCAGTGAAATCGATCTGATCCAGGGGGATCTTCCGCAGGAGTTGATCGCCTGGCTGGAAGAGCGACCTGCAATATATGTTCAGCGAGGGCGTGGTAGTACGTTCACTTATCTTGGGTTTAACTTAGATGACCCCGTTGTGGGCGACATCAACATACGCCGCGCAATTGCATACGCATTAGATCGGGATTCCATTATCAACTATGTTATGGGCAATGCTGCACGCAAGGCCAATGCCATGCTACGGCCCGACCATTGGGCGGGCCACCCAGGCCTCTCGGAATATGCATATGATCCTGATAAGGCGCGTGCCTTGGTCCAGCGCGCTGGTTATGGCTTACAACGGCCGGTGGAAATCACCTATAAGACATCTAACCATCCCTTTCGGGTACGTCTTGCGACCATCATCCAGCATCAGCTTGAGCAGGTGGGTATTGGTGTCGATCTGAAGAGCTACGACTGGGGTACATTCTACGGAGATATCAAGGCCGGGCGCTTTCAGATGTACAGCCTATCGTGGGTGGGTTTGAAACTACCTGATATATTTCGTTACGTATTTCACAGTACCAGTGTGCCACCAAAAGGGGCGAACCGCGGTAGATTTGTGAGCACGCAGGCGGATCGCCTTATTGAAGCGGCTGAAGATACCCTGGACTTAAATGTCCAGGCCACGATCTATCGTGCGTTACAGACTTATTTGTTAGAAGAATTGCCCTATGTCCCCTTGTGGTACGAGGACAATGTGCTGGTGGCAAGACATGATATTGTGGGTTATGCCTTGGCTCCAGACGGTAATTACGATGGCTTGATGAAGGTCCACCGCGTCCCGCAAGCTTTTTTCGAACCTTGATCATGTGAATGATTGCTGCTCCCTATATTGAAGTGGATCTGACCCGCCAGCGCTTGCGCCTTAGAGTCGACGAAGAAGTGGTGGCGGATTATGTAGTCTCGACGGCCAAGAACGGAGCTGGCGAGCTGTACGACAGCGAATGTACGCCGCGCGGCAAGCATGTGATTCGCGCCAAGATCGGCACCGGTTATCCAAAGAACGCCGTGCTGGTCGAGCGCAGGGCAACCGGTGAAATCTACACGTCGGCATTGCGTAAGAAGTATCCCGGACGCGATTGGATTCTGACCCGAATTCTTTGGCTAAGCGGATTGGAAGCGGGCCGAAATCGCGGAGGCCAGGTGGATACCTTGCGGCGATGTGTCTACATCCACGGGGCCCCAAACGATGTGGCAATGGGAGTACCTGGCTCGCGCGGTTGCGTTCGCATGCGCAATGCTGACATTCTTGACTTATACGATCGCGTCTGCGTCAGCACTCGCGTTGTGATCATTGAGGATGAGTGAGGCGCCGGCGGGAGGGATTCCGTCTTCGCTCCAGCGTGATTTGGACCGAAGGAAGGTGTTAGGGGCGCTTTGAGATACGCCCACGGGCTCGCTATTGGCCTCATCGGTGATGCTGTAGTTAGTTTGGGCATCAGATGCTGACACGTTAAGGTGGATGGGGCTCGCAGCTCGCCCCCGTTAAGGGGTATTTTTCGGCTCATCCGGGCCTTCCTTGTCAACCGATTCGACCGCTGTGCGTTAATGCGTGTATTAGGCCTTTTTAACTACAGTTGAGGAATCGGAAATGCTAAAAGTTATCCTTTTTGTCAGTGCCATATTCGGCGCACTCATTGTAATGCCAGCCGTCGCCGGAGAGTACGATAGGGGCGACCGCGTTGAGCATCGTTTCGACCAGCGGGGTGATCGGATCGAAGAGCGCCTGGATGCGCGTGGAGATAGCATCGAAGAGCGGCTTGATGCCAAAGGCGATCGGATTGATGCTTACTATGAGCGACGCGCAGTACAGGCCCGTGACGCCGGACACGACGAGCTGGCAGAGCGCCTCGAGCGTCGTGGCGAGGTAATCGATGGGCGTCTTGATCGCAAGGGGAACCGCATGGATAGACGTTTGGATCATAAAGGTGATCGAATTGATTCGCGCCTTGATCACAGAGGTGATCGCCTTGATGCGCGGTACGATCGCAAACACGAACAGATGGATCGCCGTGGTGACCGGATTGAAGAGCGCCTGGATGCGCGTGGAGACAGAATCGAAAGGCGATTGGATGTCAAAGGCGATCGGCTTGAGGCACGGTTTGATCAACGCGCGGAGCGGGCGGGTGAAGCCGGTTACAATAAGGTAGCGCGCAAGCTGGAACATAGGGGCAATGTCGTTGACAGGCGCCTTGATAAGAAAGGTAAACGCGCCAACCGGCGGCTGAACCATAAGGGGCACCATGCTGATGCGCGAATTGATCGTGAGCATGGCCGATGGAACGATCGCGGCGAACGCTCGCAGCAGCAAGGACGATCCGTAGAACAGCGCGTAAGGCGTCGCCAACGGTAATTGCAGTTGGCAGTCGGCCGCCTATGAGTGCGGCCGACTGCAGGCTTAGGCGATGAACACGTGCAGTCTACTGCGCAAGTTAGTGAGAGGGGATTTACGCTGGATAGTACCGAGGCCCTCGATCGTTTTCTCGTTGACATCCAAGGGCGAGCATTTCGAATGGCGCAGATCGCGACAGGCAATAATGACGACGCGCTCGATGTCATTCAGGATGCCATGCTCAAATTGGTGCAGCGCTACGCTGACCGCAGTGAGTCGGATTGGGGCCCGTTGTTCTATCGTATCCTGCAAAGCCGGCTACGAGACTGGCACCGTCGCACAACCGTCCGCAACCGCTTTCGGATTTGGCTGGGTACCGGCAAGCCTAATCGGCGGGATGCACCGGATCCCATACAGGAGCTACCAGACCGGCGTAAGGATAATCCGGAACAGATGCTTCAGATGGGACGGACACTGGACGCTTTGGAAGCGGCGCTCCATTGTCTTCCCCTGCGCCAGCAGCAAGCGTTTTTGCTGCGTGTCTGGGAAGGGCTGGACGTCGCACAAACTGCTCGTGCCATGGGCTGTACCGAGGGCAGTGTCAAGACGCATTACTCCCGTGCGGTTCATAGGTTGCGAGAAAAACTCGGCGAGGAGTGGCCATGAGCGTGATTGATCGAGAGAAACGTTTTCTTGATTCCGTTCGGGCAGAGTTGGACAGGAGCGTCGCGCACCTAGATGCGGCGACAAACGCACAGCTCAACCAAGCACGTCGCCGAGCGTTCGAAGAGCGCGCCCAGCCTCTATGGCAAATTGGACTGCTTCCGGCCGGGGTATTCGCTACAGCGTGCGTCGCATTGATTGTGTTCACGCTCGCTGCACCTCCGTTCTCATGGCGGGAGATGATCTTGCAAGATGTAGAGCTGATCTCCTCGCTCGATAGCTTAGATCTCTATGAGGACCTCGAGTTTTATGAGTGGCTTGAGGCTTATGAACAAGCAAGTTAGTTGGATTGTCATCTCAGCGATGTTTTTCTCACTCGCTTCAGCTGCCGACGATGCCGGGCTTAATGATACGCTTGATCCGGAGATCCTCGAGTTTCTGGGTGGGTGGGAAAGTGCCGAAGGCGAATGGCTGGATCCCATAAGTTTTGAGGATCCAATCTTGAGTGAGGCAACTAACCAATCGGTTGGACAGGACGATGAATAAAGTAACTCTGTACTTTGCTGTTCTACTACTTGCCTCCGCCGCTGCCGTTCGCGCGGATGATGGCCTGCCGTGGGATCAGCTAGCGCCGGAGGAACAGGAGATCCTCAAGCGCTTTGAGAATGAGTGGGGCCACCTACCGCCGGCGCGGCGCGAGCGGCTACAGAAGGGGGCAAGGCGTTGGCAGGAAATGAGCCCTGAACAGCGTGAAACGGCGCGCGACAAACTCCAGCGTTGGAAAGCACTGGAGCCGGAACAGCGTGAGCGCATTCGTCAGCGCTATGAACATTTTCGTGCTTTGCCACCGGAGCAACAGGAACGACTGCGGCGTCGCCATGCATCGTTTAAACAATTGCCTCCTGAAGAGCGACGGGCGCTACGGGAGCGTTGGCAACAATTATCCCCAGAGGAACGCAGGGCCAAGCGCCAAGAGTGGCAAAAGATCCCGCGTAGTGAACGTAACCGCATGCGGGAGCACCTGCCCAATATGTCGCCCGAGGAACGCCGTGCCTTCCGGGATAAATGGCA containing:
- the pssA gene encoding CDP-diacylglycerol--serine O-phosphatidyltransferase → MEKRRRGIYLLPNLFTTAALFAGFYAIVAAMNSRFGVAAIAIFIAMVLDGIDGRVARLTNTQSDFGVHYDSLSDMVCFGLAPALIMYQWSLFGLGKVGWLAAFIYAAAATLRLARFNTQVGIADKRYFQGLATPAAAALIAGTVWLGDRYGLRDGTTVIPFAFCITIAAGLLMVSNIRYHSFKQLDLKGRVPFVTVLVIVFVFVFVSIEPSLVLFSLFMLYALSGPVMTLAVLRKHRAARKSLDTSRDAERR
- a CDS encoding 2-isopropylmalate synthase, giving the protein MKDRLIIFDTTLRDGEQSPGASMNRDEKLRIAKALEKMGVDVIESGFPIASRGDFEAVQSVAAAVTESIVCGLARALEKDIDVAADALKKAKSARIHTFIATSPIHMEKKLRMKPEEVLEQAVRAVKRARQYTDDVEFSPEDAGRSDSDFLCRVLEAVIDAGAKTVNIPDTVGYSFPHHFGALIKELIERVPNSDKAVFSVHCHNDLGLAVGNSLSAVMNGARQVECTINGLGERAGNAALEEVVMAVRTRQDIFPCDVGLDTTQILNCSRLVSNITGFPVQPNKAIVGANAFAHESGIHQDGVLKSRDTYEIMRAEEVGWKANRMVLGKHSGRNAFRTRLKELNVEFDREEDLNAAFIRFKELADKKHEIFDEDLQAIVTDTTHDAANERVKLVALRVCSETGETPKAAVTLVVDGEEKQSTADGSGPVDATFKGIERIINSGCVLQLYSVNAITTGTDSQGEVTVRVDKGGRIVNGQGADTDIVIASAKAYINALNKILDPVTRTHPQV
- a CDS encoding uracil-DNA glycosylase; the encoded protein is MSVTHRQQQYLRAMGIDVWVRRGPEAKEKAPAKPTVPQRSAAGGTVVADIDAIAQMDWETLRKTVAGCVRCALHESRSQTVFGVGSRTADWLLVGEAPGVDEDRKGEPFVGRAGQLLNAMLLAMGLKREEVFIANILKCWPPKNRDPGPEEVMCCEPYLKRQIQLIEPKIILALGRVAAHNLLKADTPIGRMRGKRYEYLSLGIPVVVTYHPAYLLRSPREKQKVWQDLQFGKRVLEGML
- the rimI gene encoding ribosomal protein S18-alanine N-acetyltransferase codes for the protein MSAVLQSPVIQFRPMHETDLAEVMVIEQEAYAFPWSPGIFCDCLHVGYCCWVLEQDGVVDAYAVMSMGAGESHILNLCVRPTVQRSGLGGAMLRHLLMLARKYKAECMLLEVRPSNRAALRLYRSAGFDEVGMRRRYYPATRGREDALILARNLE
- the cysM gene encoding cysteine synthase CysM yields the protein MAVPTIESCIGNTPLVRLQRLPGDRRNLLLVKLEGDNPAGSVKDRPAISMLNGAEARGEIQRGDTLIEATSGNTGIALAMVAAIKGYRMVLVMPDHLSAERVAVMKAFGAEIILTPGKGSMETARDVAREMEVAGEGRVLDQFANPDNARAHYEGTGPEIWRDTERRITHFVSAMGTTGTIMGVSRYLKEQDPSIQIIGVQPEDGTCIPGIRRWPTAYVPKIFEPHRVDRVIDVGQTEAEETTRALAAREGIFAGISSGGAVAAALRLSGELENAVIVTIICDRGDRYLSTDVFPGA
- a CDS encoding YdbL family protein; this translates as MAKLLRLIVGLLGFSLMACVTVNIYFPAAAAEQAADKIIKDVYGTQSGDEATSPAPGSMDEPSGLVEPPVNHNAKPVGLIDVVLPVAYAEEPDLTISTPGIRKLTAAMEQRHKTLRSYYDSGAVGMTRNALIAERDPKAIPVKDRNKVKQLVANENRDRNNLYKEIAKANGHPEWENDIRDTFAKRWVANAPSGWWYQDKAGTWKQK
- a CDS encoding 3'-5' exonuclease — its product is MNVLVFDIETVPDVATGRRLYGVNGLSDKDMAEVMFSRRRQETGGSTDFLRHYLHRIVAISVVLRTSDRLSVWSLGEPDSPEADLVQRFFDGLDRYSPILVSWNGNTFDLPVLHYRGLLHGISAPRYWDTGDDDQSFRWNNYLNRYHQRHTDLMDVLASYDQRAFAPLHDVATMLGFPGKLGMSGADVWDRYLAGDVKAVRSYCETDVLNTYLIYLRYQLIRGHLTAQGYDDQCGQAREMLKQEAEPHMLEFLRAWDV